From Actinopolymorpha sp. NPDC004070, the proteins below share one genomic window:
- a CDS encoding VOC family protein, protein MDCIDPRRVARFWSELLGREEGSSEPGWVYLGGRDDLLPRLVFQPVSEPKVGKTRIHLDIVVDDIAVGIEEVISLGGSFTRERHDYDEGVAVVLTGPDGNEFCLCQYYSSQSA, encoded by the coding sequence GTGGACTGCATTGACCCGCGCCGAGTGGCGCGGTTCTGGAGTGAACTGCTCGGCCGCGAGGAAGGTTCGTCCGAGCCTGGATGGGTCTACCTCGGAGGCCGCGACGACCTATTGCCGAGGCTGGTGTTCCAGCCGGTGTCCGAGCCCAAAGTGGGCAAGACCAGGATCCACCTGGATATCGTGGTCGACGACATCGCAGTGGGCATCGAGGAGGTCATCTCTCTCGGTGGTTCTTTCACACGCGAGCGCCACGACTACGACGAAGGTGTCGCCGTGGTCCTGACTGGCCCGGACGGCAACGAGTTCTGCCTGTGCCAGTACTACTCGAGCCAGAGCGCATGA
- a CDS encoding GNAT family protein: protein MHVSSPGTTFTCPVLEGRLVRLEPLGHHHAGDLARAGEEDRRPYAFTWVPTAGEVKAYIDAQLARAAAGKLAPYAVMEQTSGRAVGATAYWDPRPWPDGGGLCAVEVGFTWLAASAQGRGINTEAKLLLFDHAFTEFGVARVDLKTDARNIRSRAAIESVGASFEGVLRRWSRSWAPGEEGLLRDSAMYSIVADEWPEARARLLERLARHLPPGSRSFRLGAGASPDR, encoded by the coding sequence ATGCACGTCTCCTCACCCGGGACCACATTCACCTGTCCGGTGCTGGAAGGACGTCTCGTACGTCTGGAACCGCTCGGACATCATCACGCCGGCGACCTTGCCCGGGCAGGTGAGGAGGACCGGCGTCCGTACGCATTCACCTGGGTGCCCACCGCCGGCGAGGTCAAGGCATACATCGACGCCCAGCTTGCCCGGGCGGCCGCCGGGAAGCTTGCGCCGTACGCCGTGATGGAGCAGACCTCCGGACGCGCGGTCGGCGCCACGGCGTACTGGGATCCACGGCCATGGCCCGACGGGGGAGGACTGTGCGCGGTCGAGGTGGGGTTCACCTGGCTGGCCGCGTCGGCGCAGGGCCGCGGCATCAACACCGAGGCGAAGCTGCTGCTGTTCGACCACGCGTTCACCGAATTCGGTGTCGCCCGGGTCGACCTGAAGACCGACGCACGCAACATCCGCTCCCGCGCGGCGATCGAGAGCGTCGGCGCAAGCTTCGAGGGCGTACTGCGCCGGTGGTCGCGGTCGTGGGCTCCTGGTGAGGAAGGGCTGCTGCGGGACTCAGCGATGTACTCCATCGTGGCCGACGAATGGCCAGAAGCGCGTGCTCGGCTGCTCGAACGTCTGGCCAGGCACCTGCCGCCGGGCAGCCGTTCCTTCCGGCTGGGGGCGGGAGCCTCACCGGACAGGTGA
- a CDS encoding ABC transporter substrate-binding protein produces MNATPGPFGPELSRRRVLEIFGLGAAGAAVLAACGEHSGNGGGGGGGGGGGGGEAVFNGAWPYQVPPKGHFNLMAGVTDAINPGAYFDLIFLPGGMYYWDAKKWEPMLAEKWGFDEVAKTFTYTLRKGVKWSDGKDVTSQDVISTFMCRRVMRQTEWQFLSKVEAKDDQTVVFTMNNPSSVVERYIVRANILSAATYGDFSKRAEQLFSSDKDLDSPEGKKLNEDLQAWRPKNPQNEVVTNGPFTYDYNSITNAQLTLVKNKKGWAADKVKFDKITLYNGETPTITPLVLAKKVEYATHGFPVATEKQFIAKGIRILRPPVYSGPAIFFNMGKQPEFKDVRVRRAFAHAIKRDEVGKVSLSDSGVAVKFMAGFSDIQVPDWLSSEDQGKLNHYEYDEKKATDLLTQAGWKKQGKSWMKPDGTPAKYDLTFPSEYADWSATGANVAQQLSDFGLGVTGRGVTFTQQPIDVDKGNFQLAIQGWGSSSSPHPHFAFVADLFTHNIPVAANQGGKGMDFPLKQDTDTLGKVDLEKAVTNAGEGLDQEAQKKNVATAAVAFNELLPIVPLYERYGNNAALEDHIEGFPADDDPILKNSPYADNFVTMLMFQGKIRPKNS; encoded by the coding sequence ATGAACGCAACACCAGGCCCGTTCGGCCCCGAGCTCTCCCGGCGACGGGTGCTCGAGATCTTCGGCCTCGGTGCCGCGGGGGCCGCCGTGCTGGCAGCCTGTGGCGAGCACAGCGGCAACGGCGGTGGCGGTGGCGGCGGAGGGGGCGGTGGCGGCGGAGAGGCCGTCTTCAACGGTGCCTGGCCCTACCAGGTGCCGCCGAAGGGCCACTTCAACCTGATGGCGGGCGTCACGGACGCGATCAACCCCGGCGCCTACTTCGACCTCATCTTCCTGCCCGGTGGCATGTACTACTGGGATGCGAAGAAGTGGGAGCCGATGCTCGCCGAGAAGTGGGGCTTCGACGAGGTGGCCAAGACCTTCACCTACACCCTGCGCAAGGGCGTCAAGTGGAGCGACGGCAAGGATGTCACCAGCCAGGACGTGATCAGTACGTTCATGTGTCGGCGGGTGATGCGCCAGACCGAGTGGCAGTTCCTCTCCAAGGTCGAGGCGAAGGACGACCAGACGGTCGTCTTCACGATGAACAATCCCTCGAGTGTAGTCGAGCGTTACATCGTCCGCGCGAACATCCTGAGCGCCGCGACCTACGGCGACTTCAGCAAGCGGGCCGAGCAGCTGTTCTCGTCCGACAAGGACCTGGACAGCCCCGAAGGCAAGAAGCTCAACGAGGACCTCCAGGCCTGGCGGCCCAAGAACCCGCAGAACGAGGTCGTCACCAACGGTCCGTTCACCTACGACTACAACAGCATCACCAACGCGCAGCTCACCCTGGTCAAGAACAAGAAGGGCTGGGCGGCGGACAAGGTCAAGTTCGACAAGATCACCCTCTACAACGGCGAGACTCCGACCATCACACCCCTGGTCCTGGCCAAGAAGGTCGAGTACGCCACGCACGGCTTCCCGGTCGCCACCGAGAAGCAGTTCATCGCGAAGGGCATCCGGATCCTGCGGCCCCCGGTCTATTCCGGTCCGGCGATCTTCTTCAACATGGGCAAGCAGCCCGAGTTCAAGGACGTCCGGGTCCGCCGGGCGTTCGCCCACGCGATCAAGCGGGACGAGGTGGGCAAGGTTTCCCTCTCCGACTCCGGCGTCGCGGTGAAGTTCATGGCGGGCTTCTCCGACATCCAGGTACCGGACTGGCTGAGCTCGGAGGACCAGGGCAAGCTCAACCACTACGAATACGACGAGAAGAAGGCCACCGACCTGCTCACCCAGGCCGGCTGGAAGAAGCAGGGCAAGTCGTGGATGAAGCCCGACGGGACTCCGGCCAAGTACGACCTCACCTTCCCCTCGGAGTACGCCGACTGGTCCGCCACAGGCGCCAACGTGGCCCAGCAGTTGTCGGACTTCGGGCTCGGCGTGACCGGCAGAGGGGTGACGTTCACCCAGCAGCCGATCGACGTCGACAAGGGGAACTTCCAGCTGGCGATCCAGGGCTGGGGATCCTCGAGCAGTCCGCACCCCCACTTCGCCTTCGTCGCGGACCTGTTCACCCACAACATCCCGGTCGCGGCGAACCAGGGCGGCAAGGGGATGGACTTCCCGCTCAAGCAGGACACCGACACGCTCGGGAAGGTCGACCTGGAGAAGGCCGTCACGAACGCCGGTGAAGGTCTCGACCAGGAAGCTCAGAAAAAGAACGTGGCGACTGCCGCCGTGGCGTTCAACGAGCTGTTGCCGATCGTGCCTTTGTACGAGCGCTACGGCAACAACGCGGCGCTCGAGGACCACATCGAAGGCTTCCCGGCCGACGACGACCCGATCCTCAAGAACTCGCCGTACGCGGACAACTTCGTGACCATGCTGATGTTCCAGGGGAAGATCCGCCCGAAGAACTCGTGA